One genomic region from Lineus longissimus chromosome 6, tnLinLong1.2, whole genome shotgun sequence encodes:
- the LOC135488919 gene encoding F-box/LRR-repeat protein fbxl-1-like isoform X6 produces the protein MADASFFTLAQNAAQAQHFTGSSTAEGRHISKLPDKILLKIFSYIPHKELCKIATVCKKWRLMAYDSRLWQVVSLRPDFSGLHVSSIEALLALISVRFGHTLRYIELPSELVTPPVVHELANKCPNLKYITLDFSNAMQLHDFNDLNAFPCNLKSMCICLSEVIFMEGFMRRIYSCLSSLQVLHLIGTFELSNDEEEEIYEVINISKIKAHTPNLRVVNLYGISFVDDSHVELLSSNCIHLECLALNFCLRVKGASLKVVLQKCRKLRSLLLQHTSIEDQNMMDIEWEKTVVDELDITSTELSTDCLDNILNRMNGFRYLGVGHCDFFVDKVLEKLMQKELFTNLEAIDIGYTTMLSEVMINRFLRKHGPQLRGFVVNGKSKLTEQFWVTAIPQLKQARTLVLGTADGWFLKLSSKVHIDQIIEEFAKNCPFLERLEIQWDPQTIRYSDKSSKFIDHLRLRCPHLKSLTLSDGEYYEMAKSNFERADRSKVVRTTTNYQTSLVSLLRDYNDLLFN, from the exons ATGGCAGACGCGTCCTTTTTTACGCTGGCACAAAATGCCGCCCAAGCCCAGCACTTTACTGGGAGTTCTACTGCGGAAGGG CGTCATATCTCCAAACTCCCGGACAAGATTCTCCTCAAGATCTTCTCCTATATCCCTCACAAGGAACTCTGCAAGATAGCCACCGTCTGCAAGAAATGGCGTCTGATGGCTTACGACAGTCGACTCTGGCAGGTTGTCTCCCTCCGCCCAGACTTCTCCGGTCTCCACGTGAGCTCCATCGAAGCCCTCCTTGCTCTCATTAGTGTTCGCTTTGGTCACACGCTGCGCTACATCGAGCTTCCAAGTGAACTTGTCACGCCTCCTGTAGTCCATGAGCTCGCCAACAAGTGTCCCAACCTCAAGTACATCACTTTGGATTTCTCTAACGCGATGCAGCTTCATGACTTCAACGATCTCAATGCTTTCCCATGCAATTTGAAGAGTATGTGTATCTGCTTGTCGGAGGTCATCTTCATGGAGGGCTTCATGCGGAGGATCTACAGCTGTCTCTCTTCCCTTcaagttttacatctcattg GCACCTTCGAGCTCTCCAATGACGAGGAAGAAGAGATCTACGAGGTGATCAACATTAGCAAGATCAAGGCTCACACGCCCAACCTCCGCGTGGTCAACCTGTATGGCATCAGCTTTGTAGATGACTCGCACGTCGAGCTCCTGTCGAGCAACTGCATCCATCTCGAGTGTCTGGCGTTGAACTTCTGTCTGCGAGTAAAGGGGGCATCGCTCAAGGTTGTTCTGCAGAAGTGTAGGAAGCTGAGGAGTTTGTTGCTACAACATACCT CAATCGAGGACCAGAACATGATGGACATTGAATGGGAGAAGACTGTTGTTGATGAGCTCGACATCACGTCCACCGAACTCTCCACCGACTGTCTTGACAACATTCTCAACAGAATGAATGGATTCCGTTACCTTGGCGTAGGACATTGTGATTTCTTTGTTGATAAG GTTTTGGAGAAACTGATGCAGAAAGAACTCTTTACAAACCTGGAAGCGATTGATATAGGATACACGACGATGCTGTCGGAAGTGATGATCAACCGCTTCCTGAGGAAACACGGCCCACAACTCCGCGGCTTCGTGgtcaatggaaaatcaaaactgaCTGAGCAGTTCTGGGTGACGGCAATCCCTCAGCTCAAGCAGGCAAG GACGCTGGTCCTTGGCACGGCCGACGGCTGGTTCCTCAAACTCTCAAGCAAGGTCCACATTGATCAGATCATTGAAGAGTTTGCCAAGAACTGTCCGTTCCTGGAGCGCCTTGAGATTCAGTGGGATCCACAAACGATCAGATACAGTGACAAGAGCAGCAAATTCATTGACCATCTCAG ATTGCGCTGCCCCCACCTCAAATCTCTGACACTAAGCGACGGCGAATATTACGAGATGGCCAAGTCAAATTTTGAGCGTGCCGACCGCAGCAAGGTTGTGCGTACCACTACTAACTACCAGACGAGTCTAGTCAGCCTCCTTCGTGACTACAACGACCTGCTGTTCAATTGA
- the LOC135488919 gene encoding F-box/LRR-repeat protein fbxl-1-like isoform X7 produces MMASNINRTPSIKRKLPPPALEDERHISKLPDKILLKIFSYIPHKELCKIATVCKKWRLMAYDSRLWQVVSLRPDFSGLHVSSIEALLALISVRFGHTLRYIELPSELVTPPVVHELANKCPNLKYITLDFSNAMQLHDFNDLNAFPCNLKSMCICLSEVIFMEGFMRRIYSCLSSLQVLHLIGTFELSNDEEEEIYEVINISKIKAHTPNLRVVNLYGISFVDDSHVELLSSNCIHLECLALNFCLRVKGASLKVVLQKCRKLRSLLLQHTSIEDQNMMDIEWEKTVVDELDITSTELSTDCLDNILNRMNGFRYLGVGHCDFFVDKVLEKLMQKELFTNLEAIDIGYTTMLSEVMINRFLRKHGPQLRGFVVNGKSKLTEQFWVTAIPQLKQARTLVLGTADGWFLKLSSKVHIDQIIEEFAKNCPFLERLEIQWDPQTIRYSDKSSKFIDHLRLRCPHLKSLTLSDGEYYEMAKSNFERADRSKVVRTTTNYQTSLVSLLRDYNDLLFN; encoded by the exons ATGATGGCGTCTAATATTAACCGAACGCCGTCAATAAAACGTAAACTGCCCCCGCCAGCTCTTGAGGATGAG CGTCATATCTCCAAACTCCCGGACAAGATTCTCCTCAAGATCTTCTCCTATATCCCTCACAAGGAACTCTGCAAGATAGCCACCGTCTGCAAGAAATGGCGTCTGATGGCTTACGACAGTCGACTCTGGCAGGTTGTCTCCCTCCGCCCAGACTTCTCCGGTCTCCACGTGAGCTCCATCGAAGCCCTCCTTGCTCTCATTAGTGTTCGCTTTGGTCACACGCTGCGCTACATCGAGCTTCCAAGTGAACTTGTCACGCCTCCTGTAGTCCATGAGCTCGCCAACAAGTGTCCCAACCTCAAGTACATCACTTTGGATTTCTCTAACGCGATGCAGCTTCATGACTTCAACGATCTCAATGCTTTCCCATGCAATTTGAAGAGTATGTGTATCTGCTTGTCGGAGGTCATCTTCATGGAGGGCTTCATGCGGAGGATCTACAGCTGTCTCTCTTCCCTTcaagttttacatctcattg GCACCTTCGAGCTCTCCAATGACGAGGAAGAAGAGATCTACGAGGTGATCAACATTAGCAAGATCAAGGCTCACACGCCCAACCTCCGCGTGGTCAACCTGTATGGCATCAGCTTTGTAGATGACTCGCACGTCGAGCTCCTGTCGAGCAACTGCATCCATCTCGAGTGTCTGGCGTTGAACTTCTGTCTGCGAGTAAAGGGGGCATCGCTCAAGGTTGTTCTGCAGAAGTGTAGGAAGCTGAGGAGTTTGTTGCTACAACATACCT CAATCGAGGACCAGAACATGATGGACATTGAATGGGAGAAGACTGTTGTTGATGAGCTCGACATCACGTCCACCGAACTCTCCACCGACTGTCTTGACAACATTCTCAACAGAATGAATGGATTCCGTTACCTTGGCGTAGGACATTGTGATTTCTTTGTTGATAAG GTTTTGGAGAAACTGATGCAGAAAGAACTCTTTACAAACCTGGAAGCGATTGATATAGGATACACGACGATGCTGTCGGAAGTGATGATCAACCGCTTCCTGAGGAAACACGGCCCACAACTCCGCGGCTTCGTGgtcaatggaaaatcaaaactgaCTGAGCAGTTCTGGGTGACGGCAATCCCTCAGCTCAAGCAGGCAAG GACGCTGGTCCTTGGCACGGCCGACGGCTGGTTCCTCAAACTCTCAAGCAAGGTCCACATTGATCAGATCATTGAAGAGTTTGCCAAGAACTGTCCGTTCCTGGAGCGCCTTGAGATTCAGTGGGATCCACAAACGATCAGATACAGTGACAAGAGCAGCAAATTCATTGACCATCTCAG ATTGCGCTGCCCCCACCTCAAATCTCTGACACTAAGCGACGGCGAATATTACGAGATGGCCAAGTCAAATTTTGAGCGTGCCGACCGCAGCAAGGTTGTGCGTACCACTACTAACTACCAGACGAGTCTAGTCAGCCTCCTTCGTGACTACAACGACCTGCTGTTCAATTGA
- the LOC135488919 gene encoding F-box/LRR-repeat protein fbxl-1-like isoform X5 — protein sequence MADASFFTLAQNAAQAQHFTGSSTAEGGDGPPPTPRLGERNHHEVAPGTPMVAQHSEQKRHISKLPDKILLKIFSYIPHKELCKIATVCKKWRLMAYDSRLWQVVSLRPDFSGLHVSSIEALLALISVRFGHTLRYIELPSELVTPPVVHELANKCPNLKYITLDFSNAMQLHDFNDLNAFPCNLKSMCICLSEVIFMEGFMRRIYSCLSSLQVLHLIGTFELSNDEEEEIYEVINISKIKAHTPNLRVVNLYGISFVDDSHVELLSSNCIHLECLALNFCLRVKGASLKVVLQKCRKLRSLLLQHTSIEDQNMMDIEWEKTVVDELDITSTELSTDCLDNILNRMNGFRYLGVGHCDFFVDKVLEKLMQKELFTNLEAIDIGYTTMLSEVMINRFLRKHGPQLRGFVVNGKSKLTEQFWVTAIPQLKQARTLVLGTADGWFLKLSSKVHIDQIIEEFAKNCPFLERLEIQWDPQTIRYSDKSSKFIDHLRLRCPHLKSLTLSDGEYYEMAKSNFERADRSKVVRTTTNYQTSLVSLLRDYNDLLFN from the exons ATGGCAGACGCGTCCTTTTTTACGCTGGCACAAAATGCCGCCCAAGCCCAGCACTTTACTGGGAGTTCTACTGCGGAAGGG GGAGATGGGCCTCCTCCGACCCCTCGTCTAGGAGAACGGAACCATCATGAAGTGGCCCCTGGCACACCAATGGTGGCTCAACATTCGGAACAGAAG CGTCATATCTCCAAACTCCCGGACAAGATTCTCCTCAAGATCTTCTCCTATATCCCTCACAAGGAACTCTGCAAGATAGCCACCGTCTGCAAGAAATGGCGTCTGATGGCTTACGACAGTCGACTCTGGCAGGTTGTCTCCCTCCGCCCAGACTTCTCCGGTCTCCACGTGAGCTCCATCGAAGCCCTCCTTGCTCTCATTAGTGTTCGCTTTGGTCACACGCTGCGCTACATCGAGCTTCCAAGTGAACTTGTCACGCCTCCTGTAGTCCATGAGCTCGCCAACAAGTGTCCCAACCTCAAGTACATCACTTTGGATTTCTCTAACGCGATGCAGCTTCATGACTTCAACGATCTCAATGCTTTCCCATGCAATTTGAAGAGTATGTGTATCTGCTTGTCGGAGGTCATCTTCATGGAGGGCTTCATGCGGAGGATCTACAGCTGTCTCTCTTCCCTTcaagttttacatctcattg GCACCTTCGAGCTCTCCAATGACGAGGAAGAAGAGATCTACGAGGTGATCAACATTAGCAAGATCAAGGCTCACACGCCCAACCTCCGCGTGGTCAACCTGTATGGCATCAGCTTTGTAGATGACTCGCACGTCGAGCTCCTGTCGAGCAACTGCATCCATCTCGAGTGTCTGGCGTTGAACTTCTGTCTGCGAGTAAAGGGGGCATCGCTCAAGGTTGTTCTGCAGAAGTGTAGGAAGCTGAGGAGTTTGTTGCTACAACATACCT CAATCGAGGACCAGAACATGATGGACATTGAATGGGAGAAGACTGTTGTTGATGAGCTCGACATCACGTCCACCGAACTCTCCACCGACTGTCTTGACAACATTCTCAACAGAATGAATGGATTCCGTTACCTTGGCGTAGGACATTGTGATTTCTTTGTTGATAAG GTTTTGGAGAAACTGATGCAGAAAGAACTCTTTACAAACCTGGAAGCGATTGATATAGGATACACGACGATGCTGTCGGAAGTGATGATCAACCGCTTCCTGAGGAAACACGGCCCACAACTCCGCGGCTTCGTGgtcaatggaaaatcaaaactgaCTGAGCAGTTCTGGGTGACGGCAATCCCTCAGCTCAAGCAGGCAAG GACGCTGGTCCTTGGCACGGCCGACGGCTGGTTCCTCAAACTCTCAAGCAAGGTCCACATTGATCAGATCATTGAAGAGTTTGCCAAGAACTGTCCGTTCCTGGAGCGCCTTGAGATTCAGTGGGATCCACAAACGATCAGATACAGTGACAAGAGCAGCAAATTCATTGACCATCTCAG ATTGCGCTGCCCCCACCTCAAATCTCTGACACTAAGCGACGGCGAATATTACGAGATGGCCAAGTCAAATTTTGAGCGTGCCGACCGCAGCAAGGTTGTGCGTACCACTACTAACTACCAGACGAGTCTAGTCAGCCTCCTTCGTGACTACAACGACCTGCTGTTCAATTGA
- the LOC135488919 gene encoding F-box/LRR-repeat protein fbxl-1-like isoform X2, translated as MADASFFTLAQNAAQAQHFTGSSTAEGRRRSSIPRKGLLGDDHQLESFDPQPAKADPGDGPPPTPRLGERNHHEVAPGTPMVAQHSEQKRHISKLPDKILLKIFSYIPHKELCKIATVCKKWRLMAYDSRLWQVVSLRPDFSGLHVSSIEALLALISVRFGHTLRYIELPSELVTPPVVHELANKCPNLKYITLDFSNAMQLHDFNDLNAFPCNLKSMCICLSEVIFMEGFMRRIYSCLSSLQVLHLIGTFELSNDEEEEIYEVINISKIKAHTPNLRVVNLYGISFVDDSHVELLSSNCIHLECLALNFCLRVKGASLKVVLQKCRKLRSLLLQHTSIEDQNMMDIEWEKTVVDELDITSTELSTDCLDNILNRMNGFRYLGVGHCDFFVDKVLEKLMQKELFTNLEAIDIGYTTMLSEVMINRFLRKHGPQLRGFVVNGKSKLTEQFWVTAIPQLKQARTLVLGTADGWFLKLSSKVHIDQIIEEFAKNCPFLERLEIQWDPQTIRYSDKSSKFIDHLRLRCPHLKSLTLSDGEYYEMAKSNFERADRSKVVRTTTNYQTSLVSLLRDYNDLLFN; from the exons ATGGCAGACGCGTCCTTTTTTACGCTGGCACAAAATGCCGCCCAAGCCCAGCACTTTACTGGGAGTTCTACTGCGGAAGGG CGGAGGAGGTCTAGCATTCCACGCAAAGGTCTCTTGGGAGATGACCATCAG CTTGAGTCCTTTGATCCTCAG CCCGCTAAAGCAGATCCA GGAGATGGGCCTCCTCCGACCCCTCGTCTAGGAGAACGGAACCATCATGAAGTGGCCCCTGGCACACCAATGGTGGCTCAACATTCGGAACAGAAG CGTCATATCTCCAAACTCCCGGACAAGATTCTCCTCAAGATCTTCTCCTATATCCCTCACAAGGAACTCTGCAAGATAGCCACCGTCTGCAAGAAATGGCGTCTGATGGCTTACGACAGTCGACTCTGGCAGGTTGTCTCCCTCCGCCCAGACTTCTCCGGTCTCCACGTGAGCTCCATCGAAGCCCTCCTTGCTCTCATTAGTGTTCGCTTTGGTCACACGCTGCGCTACATCGAGCTTCCAAGTGAACTTGTCACGCCTCCTGTAGTCCATGAGCTCGCCAACAAGTGTCCCAACCTCAAGTACATCACTTTGGATTTCTCTAACGCGATGCAGCTTCATGACTTCAACGATCTCAATGCTTTCCCATGCAATTTGAAGAGTATGTGTATCTGCTTGTCGGAGGTCATCTTCATGGAGGGCTTCATGCGGAGGATCTACAGCTGTCTCTCTTCCCTTcaagttttacatctcattg GCACCTTCGAGCTCTCCAATGACGAGGAAGAAGAGATCTACGAGGTGATCAACATTAGCAAGATCAAGGCTCACACGCCCAACCTCCGCGTGGTCAACCTGTATGGCATCAGCTTTGTAGATGACTCGCACGTCGAGCTCCTGTCGAGCAACTGCATCCATCTCGAGTGTCTGGCGTTGAACTTCTGTCTGCGAGTAAAGGGGGCATCGCTCAAGGTTGTTCTGCAGAAGTGTAGGAAGCTGAGGAGTTTGTTGCTACAACATACCT CAATCGAGGACCAGAACATGATGGACATTGAATGGGAGAAGACTGTTGTTGATGAGCTCGACATCACGTCCACCGAACTCTCCACCGACTGTCTTGACAACATTCTCAACAGAATGAATGGATTCCGTTACCTTGGCGTAGGACATTGTGATTTCTTTGTTGATAAG GTTTTGGAGAAACTGATGCAGAAAGAACTCTTTACAAACCTGGAAGCGATTGATATAGGATACACGACGATGCTGTCGGAAGTGATGATCAACCGCTTCCTGAGGAAACACGGCCCACAACTCCGCGGCTTCGTGgtcaatggaaaatcaaaactgaCTGAGCAGTTCTGGGTGACGGCAATCCCTCAGCTCAAGCAGGCAAG GACGCTGGTCCTTGGCACGGCCGACGGCTGGTTCCTCAAACTCTCAAGCAAGGTCCACATTGATCAGATCATTGAAGAGTTTGCCAAGAACTGTCCGTTCCTGGAGCGCCTTGAGATTCAGTGGGATCCACAAACGATCAGATACAGTGACAAGAGCAGCAAATTCATTGACCATCTCAG ATTGCGCTGCCCCCACCTCAAATCTCTGACACTAAGCGACGGCGAATATTACGAGATGGCCAAGTCAAATTTTGAGCGTGCCGACCGCAGCAAGGTTGTGCGTACCACTACTAACTACCAGACGAGTCTAGTCAGCCTCCTTCGTGACTACAACGACCTGCTGTTCAATTGA
- the LOC135488919 gene encoding F-box/LRR-repeat protein fbxl-1-like isoform X4 — translation MADASFFTLAQNAAQAQHFTGSSTAEGRKQSMFPGAVGSPNNPRRRSSIPRKGLLGDDHQLESFDPQRHISKLPDKILLKIFSYIPHKELCKIATVCKKWRLMAYDSRLWQVVSLRPDFSGLHVSSIEALLALISVRFGHTLRYIELPSELVTPPVVHELANKCPNLKYITLDFSNAMQLHDFNDLNAFPCNLKSMCICLSEVIFMEGFMRRIYSCLSSLQVLHLIGTFELSNDEEEEIYEVINISKIKAHTPNLRVVNLYGISFVDDSHVELLSSNCIHLECLALNFCLRVKGASLKVVLQKCRKLRSLLLQHTSIEDQNMMDIEWEKTVVDELDITSTELSTDCLDNILNRMNGFRYLGVGHCDFFVDKVLEKLMQKELFTNLEAIDIGYTTMLSEVMINRFLRKHGPQLRGFVVNGKSKLTEQFWVTAIPQLKQARTLVLGTADGWFLKLSSKVHIDQIIEEFAKNCPFLERLEIQWDPQTIRYSDKSSKFIDHLRLRCPHLKSLTLSDGEYYEMAKSNFERADRSKVVRTTTNYQTSLVSLLRDYNDLLFN, via the exons ATGGCAGACGCGTCCTTTTTTACGCTGGCACAAAATGCCGCCCAAGCCCAGCACTTTACTGGGAGTTCTACTGCGGAAGGG CGTAAACAGTCCATGTTCCCCGGTGCTGTCGGATCACCTAACAACCCG CGGAGGAGGTCTAGCATTCCACGCAAAGGTCTCTTGGGAGATGACCATCAG CTTGAGTCCTTTGATCCTCAG CGTCATATCTCCAAACTCCCGGACAAGATTCTCCTCAAGATCTTCTCCTATATCCCTCACAAGGAACTCTGCAAGATAGCCACCGTCTGCAAGAAATGGCGTCTGATGGCTTACGACAGTCGACTCTGGCAGGTTGTCTCCCTCCGCCCAGACTTCTCCGGTCTCCACGTGAGCTCCATCGAAGCCCTCCTTGCTCTCATTAGTGTTCGCTTTGGTCACACGCTGCGCTACATCGAGCTTCCAAGTGAACTTGTCACGCCTCCTGTAGTCCATGAGCTCGCCAACAAGTGTCCCAACCTCAAGTACATCACTTTGGATTTCTCTAACGCGATGCAGCTTCATGACTTCAACGATCTCAATGCTTTCCCATGCAATTTGAAGAGTATGTGTATCTGCTTGTCGGAGGTCATCTTCATGGAGGGCTTCATGCGGAGGATCTACAGCTGTCTCTCTTCCCTTcaagttttacatctcattg GCACCTTCGAGCTCTCCAATGACGAGGAAGAAGAGATCTACGAGGTGATCAACATTAGCAAGATCAAGGCTCACACGCCCAACCTCCGCGTGGTCAACCTGTATGGCATCAGCTTTGTAGATGACTCGCACGTCGAGCTCCTGTCGAGCAACTGCATCCATCTCGAGTGTCTGGCGTTGAACTTCTGTCTGCGAGTAAAGGGGGCATCGCTCAAGGTTGTTCTGCAGAAGTGTAGGAAGCTGAGGAGTTTGTTGCTACAACATACCT CAATCGAGGACCAGAACATGATGGACATTGAATGGGAGAAGACTGTTGTTGATGAGCTCGACATCACGTCCACCGAACTCTCCACCGACTGTCTTGACAACATTCTCAACAGAATGAATGGATTCCGTTACCTTGGCGTAGGACATTGTGATTTCTTTGTTGATAAG GTTTTGGAGAAACTGATGCAGAAAGAACTCTTTACAAACCTGGAAGCGATTGATATAGGATACACGACGATGCTGTCGGAAGTGATGATCAACCGCTTCCTGAGGAAACACGGCCCACAACTCCGCGGCTTCGTGgtcaatggaaaatcaaaactgaCTGAGCAGTTCTGGGTGACGGCAATCCCTCAGCTCAAGCAGGCAAG GACGCTGGTCCTTGGCACGGCCGACGGCTGGTTCCTCAAACTCTCAAGCAAGGTCCACATTGATCAGATCATTGAAGAGTTTGCCAAGAACTGTCCGTTCCTGGAGCGCCTTGAGATTCAGTGGGATCCACAAACGATCAGATACAGTGACAAGAGCAGCAAATTCATTGACCATCTCAG ATTGCGCTGCCCCCACCTCAAATCTCTGACACTAAGCGACGGCGAATATTACGAGATGGCCAAGTCAAATTTTGAGCGTGCCGACCGCAGCAAGGTTGTGCGTACCACTACTAACTACCAGACGAGTCTAGTCAGCCTCCTTCGTGACTACAACGACCTGCTGTTCAATTGA
- the LOC135488919 gene encoding F-box/LRR-repeat protein fbxl-1-like isoform X3, which produces MADASFFTLAQNAAQAQHFTGSSTAEGRKQSMFPGAVGSPNNPRRRSSIPRKGLLGDDHQLESFDPQPAKADPRHISKLPDKILLKIFSYIPHKELCKIATVCKKWRLMAYDSRLWQVVSLRPDFSGLHVSSIEALLALISVRFGHTLRYIELPSELVTPPVVHELANKCPNLKYITLDFSNAMQLHDFNDLNAFPCNLKSMCICLSEVIFMEGFMRRIYSCLSSLQVLHLIGTFELSNDEEEEIYEVINISKIKAHTPNLRVVNLYGISFVDDSHVELLSSNCIHLECLALNFCLRVKGASLKVVLQKCRKLRSLLLQHTSIEDQNMMDIEWEKTVVDELDITSTELSTDCLDNILNRMNGFRYLGVGHCDFFVDKVLEKLMQKELFTNLEAIDIGYTTMLSEVMINRFLRKHGPQLRGFVVNGKSKLTEQFWVTAIPQLKQARTLVLGTADGWFLKLSSKVHIDQIIEEFAKNCPFLERLEIQWDPQTIRYSDKSSKFIDHLRLRCPHLKSLTLSDGEYYEMAKSNFERADRSKVVRTTTNYQTSLVSLLRDYNDLLFN; this is translated from the exons ATGGCAGACGCGTCCTTTTTTACGCTGGCACAAAATGCCGCCCAAGCCCAGCACTTTACTGGGAGTTCTACTGCGGAAGGG CGTAAACAGTCCATGTTCCCCGGTGCTGTCGGATCACCTAACAACCCG CGGAGGAGGTCTAGCATTCCACGCAAAGGTCTCTTGGGAGATGACCATCAG CTTGAGTCCTTTGATCCTCAG CCCGCTAAAGCAGATCCA CGTCATATCTCCAAACTCCCGGACAAGATTCTCCTCAAGATCTTCTCCTATATCCCTCACAAGGAACTCTGCAAGATAGCCACCGTCTGCAAGAAATGGCGTCTGATGGCTTACGACAGTCGACTCTGGCAGGTTGTCTCCCTCCGCCCAGACTTCTCCGGTCTCCACGTGAGCTCCATCGAAGCCCTCCTTGCTCTCATTAGTGTTCGCTTTGGTCACACGCTGCGCTACATCGAGCTTCCAAGTGAACTTGTCACGCCTCCTGTAGTCCATGAGCTCGCCAACAAGTGTCCCAACCTCAAGTACATCACTTTGGATTTCTCTAACGCGATGCAGCTTCATGACTTCAACGATCTCAATGCTTTCCCATGCAATTTGAAGAGTATGTGTATCTGCTTGTCGGAGGTCATCTTCATGGAGGGCTTCATGCGGAGGATCTACAGCTGTCTCTCTTCCCTTcaagttttacatctcattg GCACCTTCGAGCTCTCCAATGACGAGGAAGAAGAGATCTACGAGGTGATCAACATTAGCAAGATCAAGGCTCACACGCCCAACCTCCGCGTGGTCAACCTGTATGGCATCAGCTTTGTAGATGACTCGCACGTCGAGCTCCTGTCGAGCAACTGCATCCATCTCGAGTGTCTGGCGTTGAACTTCTGTCTGCGAGTAAAGGGGGCATCGCTCAAGGTTGTTCTGCAGAAGTGTAGGAAGCTGAGGAGTTTGTTGCTACAACATACCT CAATCGAGGACCAGAACATGATGGACATTGAATGGGAGAAGACTGTTGTTGATGAGCTCGACATCACGTCCACCGAACTCTCCACCGACTGTCTTGACAACATTCTCAACAGAATGAATGGATTCCGTTACCTTGGCGTAGGACATTGTGATTTCTTTGTTGATAAG GTTTTGGAGAAACTGATGCAGAAAGAACTCTTTACAAACCTGGAAGCGATTGATATAGGATACACGACGATGCTGTCGGAAGTGATGATCAACCGCTTCCTGAGGAAACACGGCCCACAACTCCGCGGCTTCGTGgtcaatggaaaatcaaaactgaCTGAGCAGTTCTGGGTGACGGCAATCCCTCAGCTCAAGCAGGCAAG GACGCTGGTCCTTGGCACGGCCGACGGCTGGTTCCTCAAACTCTCAAGCAAGGTCCACATTGATCAGATCATTGAAGAGTTTGCCAAGAACTGTCCGTTCCTGGAGCGCCTTGAGATTCAGTGGGATCCACAAACGATCAGATACAGTGACAAGAGCAGCAAATTCATTGACCATCTCAG ATTGCGCTGCCCCCACCTCAAATCTCTGACACTAAGCGACGGCGAATATTACGAGATGGCCAAGTCAAATTTTGAGCGTGCCGACCGCAGCAAGGTTGTGCGTACCACTACTAACTACCAGACGAGTCTAGTCAGCCTCCTTCGTGACTACAACGACCTGCTGTTCAATTGA